One Lacipirellulaceae bacterium DNA window includes the following coding sequences:
- a CDS encoding AAA family ATPase has product MSDLQSPAAPDRDSQTDLESLLARINQLAGKDASNGSMTPPEPSAPNPEATNAATFPTDQPVTEEPLPSARPGASPPVTTAAPVETDRNDWKPLEPVSLEAAGVTEGQLEHLILKALAACGDLSGRAIAEQHALPFRLVEPVLQDMKTAQLVAFRGSAPMNDYIYQPTDMGRERAKKLTEVCSYFGAAPVTLEAYIDSVKQQSIAKLHPTETDLKRAFEDLLINPNMLRRLGPAVNSGRGLFLYGMPGNGKTSIAERVTAAFGDCIWVPRSIGIDGEIMRVFDPGLHEEAPLETTGGPLNDQAIDLRWVRIRRPTIVVGGELTMNELEIKASSGNNVSEASIQLKSNCGTLVIDDFGRQRMTTDELLNRWIVPLEKRYDFLQCVNGKKIQVPFDQLIIFSTNLEPKDLVDDAFLRRIPYKIEVGDPAEEEFRKLFEIMAPIVGLPYDAECVNYLIEEHYKPNNRPFRCCQPRDLLLQIKNYCHYIDQPAQMTHEYVDYAVENYFAIM; this is encoded by the coding sequence ATGAGCGACCTTCAATCTCCGGCTGCCCCTGATCGTGATTCTCAGACCGATCTCGAATCGCTTTTGGCAAGAATTAATCAGCTTGCCGGAAAAGACGCGTCCAACGGCAGCATGACTCCCCCTGAGCCATCTGCGCCCAATCCCGAGGCTACGAACGCCGCAACATTTCCTACAGATCAACCTGTTACGGAAGAACCGCTTCCCTCGGCTCGCCCGGGGGCTAGCCCACCAGTTACTACGGCAGCACCTGTCGAGACAGACCGCAACGATTGGAAACCATTGGAACCGGTCAGCCTTGAAGCGGCTGGCGTCACAGAAGGTCAGCTTGAACATCTGATACTGAAAGCACTAGCTGCCTGCGGCGACCTGAGTGGCCGAGCGATCGCTGAACAACATGCCCTGCCCTTCAGACTTGTCGAGCCGGTGTTGCAAGACATGAAGACCGCGCAGTTGGTCGCTTTCCGCGGTTCGGCCCCGATGAACGACTATATCTATCAGCCCACCGACATGGGCCGCGAGCGAGCGAAGAAGCTCACCGAAGTTTGCAGTTACTTCGGCGCCGCCCCGGTGACATTGGAAGCTTACATCGACAGTGTGAAGCAGCAATCAATTGCCAAGCTACACCCAACCGAAACCGATTTGAAACGAGCCTTTGAAGACTTGTTGATCAACCCCAATATGCTCCGGCGTCTTGGGCCAGCCGTGAACTCCGGCCGCGGTCTGTTCCTCTACGGCATGCCAGGCAACGGCAAAACAAGCATCGCGGAGCGGGTCACCGCGGCGTTTGGGGACTGCATCTGGGTGCCGCGTTCGATTGGCATTGATGGCGAGATCATGCGGGTATTCGATCCGGGCCTGCACGAAGAAGCCCCACTCGAAACCACCGGCGGACCGCTCAACGACCAGGCAATTGACCTACGGTGGGTACGGATTCGCCGCCCGACGATTGTCGTCGGTGGTGAGCTGACGATGAACGAACTGGAGATCAAGGCCAGCAGCGGCAACAACGTCAGCGAAGCTTCAATCCAACTCAAAAGCAACTGTGGCACGCTCGTGATCGACGACTTCGGTCGCCAACGCATGACGACCGACGAGCTGCTCAATCGCTGGATTGTGCCCTTGGAGAAACGGTACGATTTTCTCCAGTGCGTCAACGGCAAGAAGATTCAGGTGCCGTTCGATCAATTGATCATTTTCTCAACCAACCTTGAGCCGAAAGATCTCGTCGACGACGCCTTCCTCCGCCGTATTCCATACAAAATCGAGGTCGGCGATCCGGCTGAAGAGGAGTTTCGCAAGCTGTTCGAGATCATGGCCCCAATCGTAGGCTTGCCTTACGACGCTGAATGCGTGAATTACTTGATTGAAGAACACTATAAACCAAACAATCGCCCCTTCCGCTGCTGCCAACCGCGGGACTTGCTACTGCAGATCAAAAACTATTGCCACTACATCGACCAGCCGGCACAGATGACCCACGAATACGTGGATTACGCCGTCGAGAACTACTTCGCCATCATGTAG
- a CDS encoding formyltransferase family protein, which translates to MQLIITAVGPDNRGLADPIVHCATEHGANIAEIQMYDHDEESVFSMLTRVTVDPSQVDPLEQDMKKVSERTGLSIRTWSPPQGRRKPRLAVCCTFRPETPRAILEGIRSGSIGAEAAVMISNRKKCRSLAEEFDVPWFQIGDSEGNADDERLIEICDEHEIDYVVLARYMRVLPPSSCWKYAGGRIINLHHGLLPSFPGIRPYHDAFAVRMLTYGATCHFIVPELDAGNQIINQTTFTVPPGTSREEIIARGQAENEPECLAEGVRRVVDGEVELHFNRVVAKK; encoded by the coding sequence ATGCAACTAATCATTACCGCCGTTGGGCCTGACAATCGTGGACTTGCTGATCCGATCGTGCATTGTGCGACTGAGCACGGCGCGAACATTGCCGAAATCCAGATGTACGATCACGACGAAGAGAGCGTCTTTTCGATGCTCACTCGAGTTACGGTCGACCCGAGTCAAGTAGATCCGCTTGAACAGGATATGAAGAAGGTGAGTGAGCGTACCGGGCTCTCGATTCGCACCTGGTCGCCCCCACAGGGCAGACGCAAGCCTCGCCTGGCAGTTTGCTGCACCTTCAGACCGGAGACGCCACGCGCGATACTCGAAGGGATTCGAAGCGGCTCGATCGGCGCGGAAGCTGCGGTGATGATCAGCAACCGCAAGAAGTGCCGGTCGCTAGCTGAAGAGTTCGACGTGCCTTGGTTTCAGATTGGCGACAGTGAGGGCAACGCCGACGACGAACGGCTCATCGAAATCTGTGACGAGCACGAGATCGATTACGTCGTCTTAGCGCGTTACATGCGGGTACTGCCTCCATCGAGCTGTTGGAAGTACGCGGGCGGTCGAATCATTAATTTGCATCACGGACTGTTGCCAAGCTTCCCAGGGATTCGGCCCTACCATGACGCGTTCGCGGTACGAATGCTGACGTATGGAGCGACATGCCATTTCATTGTGCCGGAATTGGATGCAGGTAATCAAATCATCAACCAAACTACATTTACCGTGCCACCGGGGACCTCGCGGGAGGAGATTATCGCTCGTGGGCAGGCCGAGAATGAACCCGAATGTCTCGCCGAGGGTGTGCGACGTGTTGTGGATGGTGAGGTGGAGTTGCACTTCAATCGGGTCGTCGCGAAGAAGTAG
- a CDS encoding TraR/DksA C4-type zinc finger protein → MFSVQLECTSCHWRTICGEEEIAKRLRKLGLLRRAAEPPREMLAELLASHGDQLKCDECQMVGLVISDPRDATEGDDDDWQQAVICEVCRKPIPAERLEFMPTAKRCVDCQSAEDRGEVEEEFDYCPKCGSLMELRTSRGGGITRYKLFCTGSPPCRV, encoded by the coding sequence ATGTTCTCTGTACAATTGGAATGTACGAGCTGCCATTGGCGGACCATCTGTGGTGAGGAGGAAATCGCCAAGCGTTTGCGGAAGCTGGGTTTGCTCCGCAGGGCTGCGGAGCCGCCTCGCGAGATGCTGGCCGAATTGCTTGCCAGCCACGGCGATCAGCTAAAATGCGACGAGTGCCAAATGGTAGGCCTTGTCATCTCTGATCCGCGCGATGCGACTGAGGGCGATGACGACGACTGGCAACAAGCGGTAATCTGCGAGGTTTGTCGCAAGCCGATCCCCGCTGAACGCCTTGAATTCATGCCGACTGCAAAACGCTGCGTCGATTGCCAATCGGCGGAAGATCGCGGTGAAGTTGAGGAAGAGTTCGACTACTGCCCGAAGTGTGGCTCGTTGATGGAACTGCGGACCAGTCGCGGCGGAGGTATCACTCGGTATAAACTCTTCTGCACGGGTAGTCCGCCTTGCCGAGTTTAG
- the rlmKL gene encoding bifunctional 23S rRNA (guanine(2069)-N(7))-methyltransferase RlmK/23S rRNA (guanine(2445)-N(2))-methyltransferase RlmL, with protein MNLIATTAFGLEAIVVRELKALGYEAKVVRPGRIGFQGDASAIARANLWLRSSDRVLIELASFAAEDFDALFDQTKALAWEEWISADAEIPVRGRSRKSQLTSVPAVQRTVKKAIVERLQEKHGGELPETGPAVPVEISLVQDVASLDLDTSGHGLHRRGYRKLAAEAQLRETLAAALVQLSFWKNGRPLIDPFCGTGTILIEAALQGRNMAPGRNRDFLAERWQAIPLDVWKQAREEVADLALPKIEEVIIGYDKNPEALSLARYHAEQAGVAEDIHFQQAEFSDLTSKREYGCLITNPPYGERLGWDDEIEALYQSMPEVLRRLKTWSHYILTSRADFEKLVGQNADRRRKLFNAQIECTYYQFYGPRPPRGRVEGETVSVAADSEEEQTPKVAPPSAFGGLPPEADRQAEEFANRLQKRARHLRRWPKRGINCYRLYEKDIPEIPLVVDKYDDCLHMAEFERPHDRTPGQQADWLDLMAKTAAKTLEIDRRNTFMKHRARQRGNDQYQRVGDRSFTQVVEEAGLKFKVNLSDYLDTGLFLDHRNTRGMVRDAADGKRFLNLFAYTGSFSVYAAAGGAAETVTVDLSQNYLDWATKNMQLNGFEGENHRFVAADTLEFLDRTISRGGQGYFDLVVVDPPTFSNSKRLERDWDVQRDHVELLQKILTLTSSGGVVYFSTNSRRFKFDEGAVEGATVREISKQTVPEDFRNKRIHRCWRIVKN; from the coding sequence ATGAACCTCATCGCCACCACCGCCTTCGGACTTGAAGCGATCGTCGTGCGCGAGTTGAAGGCGCTTGGATACGAAGCGAAAGTCGTACGACCTGGGCGGATTGGCTTTCAGGGTGACGCTTCGGCAATTGCCAGGGCGAATCTTTGGCTGCGCTCTTCGGACCGGGTGCTGATCGAACTGGCGAGCTTTGCGGCGGAAGACTTCGATGCGCTGTTCGATCAGACGAAAGCGCTCGCCTGGGAGGAATGGATATCTGCCGACGCGGAGATTCCCGTGCGTGGTCGTTCGCGGAAGTCGCAACTGACGAGCGTGCCTGCCGTGCAACGGACGGTGAAGAAAGCGATCGTCGAGCGTCTACAAGAGAAGCATGGTGGCGAGCTTCCAGAGACTGGCCCAGCGGTGCCAGTGGAGATCTCGTTGGTTCAGGACGTCGCTTCACTTGATTTGGACACTTCAGGGCACGGGCTTCATCGACGCGGGTATCGCAAGTTGGCTGCTGAGGCACAGCTTCGCGAAACATTGGCGGCAGCCCTCGTGCAACTTAGTTTCTGGAAGAATGGCCGTCCGTTGATCGATCCGTTTTGCGGCACGGGGACAATTCTCATAGAAGCGGCGTTACAGGGCCGCAACATGGCACCTGGGCGCAACCGAGACTTTCTTGCCGAGCGCTGGCAAGCAATTCCCTTGGATGTCTGGAAACAGGCACGCGAGGAAGTCGCCGACCTGGCTCTCCCAAAAATCGAAGAAGTCATCATTGGCTACGACAAGAATCCCGAGGCTTTGAGTCTGGCTCGTTATCATGCGGAGCAAGCGGGAGTGGCAGAGGACATCCACTTTCAGCAGGCGGAGTTCAGCGATCTTACGAGCAAGCGCGAGTACGGTTGTCTGATCACGAATCCACCCTACGGCGAGCGGCTAGGTTGGGATGACGAGATCGAGGCACTTTACCAGTCGATGCCCGAGGTCTTACGGCGACTGAAGACCTGGTCGCATTACATCCTCACTTCGCGGGCTGATTTCGAGAAACTGGTTGGACAGAACGCAGACCGGCGACGGAAGCTTTTTAACGCTCAGATTGAATGCACGTACTATCAGTTTTATGGGCCTCGGCCACCGCGGGGGCGCGTTGAAGGCGAAACCGTAAGCGTCGCGGCGGATAGTGAGGAAGAGCAAACGCCCAAAGTCGCACCGCCTTCCGCGTTTGGTGGGCTGCCGCCCGAAGCAGATCGCCAGGCAGAGGAGTTTGCCAATCGTTTGCAAAAGCGTGCGCGTCATTTGCGTCGTTGGCCGAAGCGAGGGATTAATTGCTATCGGCTTTATGAGAAGGACATTCCGGAGATACCGCTAGTCGTAGACAAGTACGATGATTGCCTGCACATGGCAGAGTTCGAGCGGCCTCACGATCGCACGCCGGGCCAACAGGCTGACTGGTTGGACCTGATGGCGAAGACTGCCGCCAAGACGCTTGAGATTGATCGCAGGAATACGTTCATGAAGCATCGCGCGCGGCAGCGTGGGAACGATCAGTACCAACGCGTTGGCGACCGGAGCTTCACGCAAGTGGTTGAAGAGGCCGGACTGAAGTTCAAGGTGAACCTCTCGGATTATTTAGATACGGGTTTGTTCCTCGATCACCGCAACACACGCGGGATGGTTCGCGACGCTGCTGATGGAAAGCGATTCCTTAATTTGTTCGCCTACACAGGTTCCTTCAGTGTCTACGCGGCTGCCGGTGGCGCGGCGGAGACGGTGACGGTTGATCTCTCGCAAAACTATCTCGACTGGGCGACGAAGAACATGCAGCTAAACGGTTTTGAAGGAGAGAATCACCGATTCGTTGCTGCCGATACGTTGGAATTCCTCGACCGCACGATCTCCCGTGGAGGGCAAGGGTATTTTGATCTCGTCGTCGTTGATCCGCCAACTTTCTCTAATAGCAAACGGCTTGAACGTGATTGGGATGTCCAGCGCGACCACGTGGAGCTACTGCAGAAGATTCTCACGCTCACGAGTTCCGGTGGCGTTGTTTACTTCTCAACGAATTCGCGGCGATTCAAGTTCGACGAGGGGGCTGTTGAAGGTGCGACAGTACGTGAGATAAGTAAGCAAACGGTGCCTGAGGATTTTCGCAACAAGCGGATTCATCGCTGTTGGCGGATTGTGAAGAATTAG
- the nadE gene encoding NAD(+) synthase, whose protein sequence is MTKIRLAAASLNQTPLDWDGNLERIIAAIKTAREAGAAVVCLPELCISGYGCEDTFFAKGVQQTSLNMLLKLLPETKGIATTVGLPLVVDRILYNAAAFIADQSLVGFAVKQNLAGDGIHYEPRWFHPWPTGKVSEAEIAGEKYPVGDLVFDCKGTRIGFEICRDAWMKEKRPGKQLAERGVDILLNPSASHFAFAKQEIRRSFATEASRDFHVAFAYCNLLGNESGRAIFDGGTLIAAASNKDDGGIVAEGPRLSFLDSTMAAADVDLEAMRAKREEKFGANKPHGEVACGFELPTAQEEIAPTVRSPWDASPPPKKEEFARAVALGLNDYLRKSRSRGFVVSLSGGADSSAVATLVWLMVKLGVEELGEQGFRDRLSYMGGQLSEHSSAIVNSLLSCVYQSTRNSGDVTRSAAESVAQAIGAEFLEWSVDELVEGYTSTVSKAIGRELTWETDDISLQNIQARARGPSVWLLANLCSALLLATSNRSEAAVGYATMDGDTCGGLSPIAGIDKAFLLEWLRWMETTGPQGIGPLPALSAVNQQAPTAELRPPTEGQTDEADLMPYPVLDAIERAAIRDRLMPLEVFQELQPKLSEYSSEQLGTWIERFFTLWCRNQWKRERYAPSFHLDDENLDPKTWCRFPILSSGFERELEELREYLNTL, encoded by the coding sequence ATGACAAAAATTCGCCTCGCCGCTGCTTCGCTGAATCAGACCCCGCTCGATTGGGACGGGAATCTGGAGCGCATCATCGCGGCGATCAAGACGGCACGTGAAGCGGGTGCCGCCGTTGTTTGCCTGCCTGAGCTCTGCATCAGCGGTTACGGCTGCGAGGACACGTTCTTCGCCAAGGGCGTGCAGCAAACTTCGCTCAATATGCTCCTGAAGTTGCTTCCTGAGACTAAAGGAATCGCCACCACCGTCGGCCTCCCGTTAGTGGTTGACCGAATCCTCTACAACGCAGCAGCGTTTATCGCGGACCAATCGCTTGTCGGTTTCGCCGTCAAACAAAACCTCGCCGGCGACGGTATCCACTACGAACCCCGCTGGTTCCACCCCTGGCCCACTGGAAAGGTTAGCGAAGCCGAGATTGCCGGCGAAAAGTATCCGGTCGGCGATCTGGTGTTCGATTGCAAGGGCACTCGCATCGGCTTCGAAATCTGCCGCGACGCCTGGATGAAAGAGAAACGCCCTGGCAAGCAACTGGCCGAACGTGGCGTCGACATTCTCTTGAACCCGAGCGCGAGTCACTTCGCGTTCGCCAAACAAGAAATCCGCCGCAGCTTCGCGACAGAAGCCTCGCGAGATTTTCATGTAGCTTTCGCGTATTGTAATCTGCTTGGGAATGAATCAGGTAGGGCGATCTTCGACGGGGGAACGCTCATCGCTGCTGCCAGCAATAAGGATGATGGTGGGATCGTTGCTGAAGGACCTCGACTTTCTTTCCTCGACTCGACAATGGCCGCCGCCGATGTTGACCTGGAAGCCATGCGTGCGAAGCGTGAAGAAAAATTTGGGGCAAATAAACCACATGGGGAGGTGGCTTGTGGTTTCGAGTTGCCGACCGCCCAGGAAGAAATCGCGCCGACCGTGAGGAGCCCTTGGGATGCCTCGCCCCCGCCGAAAAAAGAAGAGTTCGCCCGCGCGGTTGCCCTCGGCTTAAATGATTACTTGCGAAAGAGTCGTTCGCGCGGTTTCGTCGTTTCACTAAGCGGCGGTGCGGATTCCTCGGCAGTCGCGACGCTCGTTTGGCTGATGGTGAAGTTAGGCGTCGAGGAACTCGGCGAGCAAGGCTTTCGAGATCGGCTTTCTTACATGGGCGGACAACTGAGCGAGCATTCGTCAGCAATCGTCAATTCCCTTTTGAGCTGCGTCTACCAATCGACTCGTAACAGCGGTGACGTCACGCGCAGCGCCGCGGAATCGGTCGCCCAGGCAATTGGTGCTGAGTTTCTCGAATGGAGCGTCGACGAACTGGTCGAGGGGTACACTTCGACCGTTTCCAAAGCGATTGGCCGTGAGCTTACATGGGAAACCGACGACATCTCCCTGCAGAATATCCAAGCCCGTGCTAGAGGCCCGAGTGTTTGGTTGCTCGCAAATCTGTGTAGCGCATTGCTCCTAGCCACCAGCAATCGCAGCGAAGCGGCCGTCGGCTACGCGACAATGGATGGTGACACCTGCGGCGGTCTCTCGCCGATCGCAGGGATCGACAAGGCGTTTCTGCTGGAGTGGCTCCGCTGGATGGAAACGACTGGTCCGCAAGGAATCGGCCCGCTACCGGCGCTGTCTGCGGTCAACCAGCAAGCGCCGACCGCGGAACTCCGCCCCCCCACCGAAGGCCAAACCGATGAGGCGGATCTCATGCCGTACCCGGTACTCGACGCCATCGAACGTGCCGCGATCCGCGACCGCCTGATGCCGCTGGAAGTCTTTCAAGAGCTACAACCAAAGCTCAGTGAGTACTCCAGCGAGCAACTCGGCACCTGGATCGAACGCTTCTTCACGCTTTGGTGCCGCAACCAGTGGAAACGCGAACGCTACGCGCCTTCGTTCCATCTGGATGATGAGAATCTTGACCCAAAGACGTGGTGTCGGTTCCCAATTCTTTCGAGCGGGTTTGAGCGGGAGCTGGAAGAGTTGCGTGAATATTTGAACACGCTGTAG